Below is a genomic region from Candidatus Binatus sp..
CGGGGCGCTGCGCGAGGTCGTGAACTTTATCGATTCGCTGGGCTTGGTCCCGCTCGGCGAAGAGCAGCTCGAAATTATCAACTACTGAATAGTGACTGAGAAATTGAAGCCGCGTCTGTGGTGCGGCTCTCGCGATAGCGGGGAAGAACATTGGCTGAAGGTCGAAGACCAGAGCGCGTCGCCGAGGCGATCTTGAGAGAACTGTCCGGGCTGCTGGTCCGCGATCTCCGCGACCCGCGCCTGCGCGGCATCACGCTGACCGGCGTCAAGATGGACGACGACTTGCGCCACGGCCGCGTCTATTTCTCCCATCTGGAGGGTTCCGTGCGCGCACCCGCCGCGGTCGCCGGCTTCAGGAGCGCCAGCGGCTTCATCCGGCGCGAGATAGGCAAGTCGCTGGGGCTTAGATATACGCCCGAGCTGGATTTCGAATTCGACCCCGCACTCGAGCGCGCCGCCCGCATCGACGCGCTGCTCAAGCAATCCGCCCCCAAGGATTGAGCGCGATTGTCACCGCGATAGCCTCGATTCGCCCCGGCTCGGAGCGCATATTTCGTATGCAGCCTGGATTGCCATATTTGATTACGGCATCGAAGGCTGGTAGATATTATGGCATGAAGCCCGAGCGAAAGATTACCGTGCACGTTCGCAGCGAGCTGCTGGACAAAGCTCAAAAGGCTGCGCGGGCCGGAGTCAGCGAAACCGTTCGAAAGGGTCTCGAGTTGCTGGCTGCCAGCGACGCCTACGACCGGCTCCTGAAGATGCGCGGCAAGGTGAGGTTCTCCGTCGATTTGAGCGAGTTGCGCCAAGACCGGCGGTGATGGTTGAGGATCGGCGGTGATCGCGCTCGACACCAGCTCCACCATAGCCTTCCTGTCCGGCGAACGCGGAAGGGATGTGACCGCCGTCGAAGCCGCTCTGAGGTTTCGACAGGGCGTGTTTCCGCCGGTCGTAGTGACTGAACTTCTCAGCGATCCTATAGTTCGCGCCGACATTGCGGCTCTCATTCGCGCCGTTCCCCAGCTCGAAATCCTCGACGGCTATTGGGAGCGGGCGGGCGAGCTTCGCGCCGGCCTTTTGCGTCGAGGTCTCAAGGCGCGCCTGGCCGATACGCTCATCGCGCAGTCGTGCATTGACCACGAAGTAGCGCTGGTGACGCGAGACCGGGATTTCCGCAATTTTGCGATTCACGCCGGTCTGAGTCTCGAATAGTCCGACAATCGGGAAAAACTGCAGAGTGCGCAGTCAGGCTTCGAGCTTGAAGATCCGCTCGACTATCGCCGTCACCCGCGAGGTCGCCCGCGCCACTGCGAATGGAACCCCGGACTATGACCGGCTCGGGTATTGGCGGCTCTGAGCCGCCCGTACCCGAGGATGCTGACTTTCCGGGGCGAGATTTGGGACGACCAAGCCGCTAAGCAATGGACAGTCTACGGCGCAGGTATCGTCGAATAGCGTGGGATGCTCCGGGCGCTGACGATTCCCTATCGTCCGCTGCTGGGCCGCAGTGACGCTGCGCCCCCCTCGGTGACCGCCGGAATCGTGTTGGTGGAGCAAGCTCCTCCGACGATGCCACTGGCGGGGCCGGATGACGTCACAGCACCACCGTCGAGTGTTTGACTAAGGTATTCTCCGGTCTGCGCCGGGAGCGACAAACTGATAGCATCAATGTCGACAAAACTATCCGCCACGAATCCGGTCG
It encodes:
- the rbfA gene encoding 30S ribosome-binding factor RbfA, which gives rise to MAEGRRPERVAEAILRELSGLLVRDLRDPRLRGITLTGVKMDDDLRHGRVYFSHLEGSVRAPAAVAGFRSASGFIRREIGKSLGLRYTPELDFEFDPALERAARIDALLKQSAPKD
- a CDS encoding PIN domain-containing protein, with translation MIALDTSSTIAFLSGERGRDVTAVEAALRFRQGVFPPVVVTELLSDPIVRADIAALIRAVPQLEILDGYWERAGELRAGLLRRGLKARLADTLIAQSCIDHEVALVTRDRDFRNFAIHAGLSLE